TGGGCAACACTTTGATCAATCTTTAGTTCTTTTGAAACCGGCGAACTTATCCAAAAGGTTTTATTGGTTCCATTTGTTTCAATGCTGGTAATTGTACCAGTTGTTTCAATAATTCCTGTAAACATGGCTGCAAATTAGATGGTTTTTTGTCTTTTGCAAGATTCAAAGACGTGATTGAGACCTCGAAAACCCTCATTAATGCAATAATTTGGGGTTGAAGGAAATCTAAAAGAAAAATTAAATTGAATTGCGTGAATAAATGAGGATTCCCTTATCTTTGCGCCTCAAAATTCCTTAAAGGAGGTATCAAATTATGCTGATTATCGATTCAAAAGATTGCGAAAATATTGACAAGGCACTGAAAAAGTACAAGAAGAAGTTCGAAAAGAGCAAAGTATTACTTCAGTTGCGTGAGCGCCAGTCTTACACAAAACCATCTGTTCGTCGTAGAGGTGATGTGTTGAAAGCAATCTATAAGCAACAGATCGCAAGCGGTAAGATAGAATTGTAAGATTCTCTTTTGCAAGAATATAGCGAATAGCCGTAAGGTTTCATAACTTTACGGCTATTCGTATTTATGCCTGTCAACGATCATCCACATATCCTTTCTTTCCTGGAGTATCTCAAATTCGAGAAACGTTATTCGCCTCATACCATCCGTTCTTATCAGGATGATCTTACCTTTTTCTTCGATTTTCTTTCGTCGACATTTGGTGAAGTTCAATTACAAGAAATCAAATCTACATTTATACGCAGCTGGCTTGCCAAACAAAAAGAGGAGGGGGCGTCTTCAAAAACGCTCAACAGACGTATTTCTTCATTGCGTTCCTTTTTCAAATATCAATTAAGACAAGAGCAAATAGTTGTTTCTCCAATGACAACAATCGTAACTCCTAAACAAAGCAAGCGCTTGCCGGTTTTTGTAGAGCAGAAGGATACGGAAGTGTTATTTCAACATGTAGAGTTTCCGGATAATTGGGAAGGACTAATGAACAGAATGATCATGGAGCTGCTTTATTGTTCAGGTATGAGGTTGAGCGAACTTATTTCTTTGAAGCACACTCAGGTTGATACTGCAAAAGGTCAGCTGAAAATATTGGGGAAAGGGAATAAAGAGCGAATTGTTCCTTTATCAGTTGAGATGAAAATGAACTTAAACGACTATCTCAAACAGAAGAAAGAGCAATTCACGGGCGAGATTGTGTTTGAGTATTTGCTGGTAAATGAAAAGGGGAAAAAACTTTATCCAAAATATGTGCAGGCAGTTGTTAAAAGATACCTGTCGCTTATTACCACTATTGAGAAAAAGAGCCCTCACGTGCTAAGGCACACATTTGCCACCCATTTAATGAACAATGGTGCAGAACTGAATGCAGTAAAGGAATTGCTGGGACATAGCAGCTTAGCGGCAACACAGATATACACGCATAACACCATTGAAAAGCTTAAGGATATTCATAAA
The DNA window shown above is from Lacibacter sp. H375 and carries:
- the rpsU gene encoding 30S ribosomal protein S21; its protein translation is MLIIDSKDCENIDKALKKYKKKFEKSKVLLQLRERQSYTKPSVRRRGDVLKAIYKQQIASGKIEL
- a CDS encoding tyrosine-type recombinase/integrase; this encodes MPVNDHPHILSFLEYLKFEKRYSPHTIRSYQDDLTFFFDFLSSTFGEVQLQEIKSTFIRSWLAKQKEEGASSKTLNRRISSLRSFFKYQLRQEQIVVSPMTTIVTPKQSKRLPVFVEQKDTEVLFQHVEFPDNWEGLMNRMIMELLYCSGMRLSELISLKHTQVDTAKGQLKILGKGNKERIVPLSVEMKMNLNDYLKQKKEQFTGEIVFEYLLVNEKGKKLYPKYVQAVVKRYLSLITTIEKKSPHVLRHTFATHLMNNGAELNAVKELLGHSSLAATQIYTHNTIEKLKDIHKKAHPKA